CCCCGCCCTCCAGCATCAGCCGCAATTGCGGCATGTCCGCGCGGGTGACGTCGGCATAATGATCGGCGGCGACGGTGAAGACATAGAGCGAACCGAAATAGGACCGCAAATATACGGGCGGCGCGAAATAGCGCAGGCGGACCGGCCCCTGCGCGGCATCGACCGCGTAGGACAAAGGCCCACTGACATCCGGCATCGCGACCGTGCGCGCCGCATTTTCGCTGTGATGCGACCCCATATTTCACCCCTGCGCATCACTATGCGGCAACATTGTCACGGCGCAAGCGTCCCAAGGGGAATTTGTAAAGTTTTTCGACAGCTAACCCACAATTTCCTGGAAAAATGACCCGGCGGTTTGCACCGCCGGGTCAGGAAAAGGTCTCACAGGCCATAGGCCAGAGAGCCTTCGGGTCGCATCGCGGCCTTACGCCCGAATCACGGAAACTTTATTGGATGGATCGGACATTTTTCGAGTGCAAACGGTCGCATTGATGACGAATATTGTCATGAAATAACGATAGCCCCGAAATGTTGCTGTAGTGCAACAGTGACTCGACGCCCGCCTGGTCCGCTGGCATAGGCGCCCCATGTCCTACCGCCTGATCCGCCCGCTGCTCTTCGCCCTCGATGCCGAGCGCGCCCATCATCTCTCGATCGCCGCGCTGCGGATGATGCCGACCGCTGCGCCACTGGCCGCCGATCCGATGCTCGAATTGATCGTGGCGGGCATCCGTTTTCCCAATCCGGTCGGCCTGGCGGCAGGCTATGACAAGGACGGGCGGATCGCGCACAAGATGCATGGCCTGGGCTTCGGTTTCGCCGAACTGGGCACGCTGACGCCGCTGGCCCAGCCGGGCAATCCGCAACCGCGCCTGTTCCGTCTGGTCGAGGATCGGGCCGTCATCAACCGTTTCGGCTTCAACAATGGCGGGCAGGGCGCGGCGGCCGACCGCATCGCCCGCTATCGCCGACCGGTGGGCAGCAGCGGCGGCCCGGTGATCGGCATCAATATTGGCGCGAACAAGGATGCGACCGCAGCGGGACGCGGCATCGCCGATTATGTGACGGGCGTCACCTGCATGGCGCCGCTGGCCGATTATCTGACCGTCAACATCTCCTCCCCCAACACGCCGGGCCTGCGCGCGCTACAGGGCCGCGCCGCGCTGGACGACCTGCTCTCGGCGGTGATGGCGGCGCGCGGCGCGGGCACGACGCCAATTTTCCTGAAAGTCGCCCCGGATCTGGAACCGGCCGATGTCGAGGATATCGCCGCCGCCTGCCTCGACCATCGCGTCGACGCGCTGATCGTGTCCAACACCACCATCACCCGCCCGGCGCTGCGGTCGGCCCATGGCGGGGAAGCAGGCGGCCTGTCGGGCGCGCCGCTGACCGACCTGTCCCATGCGCGATTGCGCGATTTCCGTCGGCTGCTGGGCGCGCGCCTGCCGCTGATCGGGGTCGGCGGCATCGCGAACGCGGACCAGGCCTATGCCCGCATCCGCGCGGGCGCGTCGCTGGTCCAGCTCTACAGCGCGCTGGTCTATGAAGGGCCGTATCTGGCAAAGCGGATCAACAAGGGCCTAAAGGCGCTGATGACCCGCGACGGCGTGCGTAGCATCGCCGAACTTGTCGGCGTCGACGCCTGAGCGTTGATCGAGAAAGGCTGTGGCCTTGCTCCAAAAGCGCGACAATGGGTTGCAGCCGACAACGTAACGATTAGGGTGGCGTCCATGACATCCCGCCTGCCCGGCCTGCTGGCCCCGATCGCCCTTCTCGCCCTCACGCCGCTGCCCGCCCTCGCCCGGGAGCCGGTATCGACCAACGCCACCGTATCCGCCGCCGATCCGCGCGCGGCGCAGGCGGGGCAGGAGATATTGCGCAAGGGCGGCAGCGCCACCGACGCCGCGATCGCGATGATGCTGACGCTGAACGTCGTGGAACCGCATAATAGCGGCATCGGCGGCGGTGGCTTCCTGATGCATCATGACGGCGCGACCGGCCTGCTGGAATCGATCGATGGCCGCGAAACCGCGCCAGCAGCTGCGCGGCCCGACCGCTTCATGGGCCCGGACGGCAAGCCCCTGCCCTTCATCCAGGCCTGGCCGGGCGGCTATTCGGCCGGGGTGCCCGGCAATCTGCGCATGGCATGGGACGCCCACAAAAAATGGGGCAAGCTGCCCTGGGCCGACCTGTTCCAGCCCGCCATCCGCTACGCGCGGGACGGCTTCGTGCTGGGCGAACGCACCGCCACGGCGCTCAAGGCGGTCAAGGACATCTGGCGCGACTTCCCTCAAATCCAGCAGGCGTTCTGGGTCGACGGCGCGCCGCCGCCGGTCGGTACGGTGCTGAAAAATGCGCCGCTCGCCGCCCTGTTCGACCGGATCGCCGCCGAAGGCCCCGACGCCTTCTACACCGGCGAAAATGCCCGCCTGCTCAGTGCCGCCGTCACCAATGCGCCCAAAAACCCGGTGCCGCTGACGCAGGCCGATCTATCGGGCTATCAGGCCAAGCCGCGCAAGCCCGTCTGCGGCCACTATCGCGTCTATACCGTCTGCGGCATGGGACCGGCCTCGGCCGGCGGCGTCACCGTGCTCGAGATATTGGGCATGGTCGAACGCTTCCCGCTGGCCCAATGGGGCAAGGATGACCCGCGCAGCTGGCATGTCATCGGCGAAGCGATGCAGCTGGCCTATGCCGATCGCGACACCTGGCTGGGCGACCCGGATTTCGTGTCGGTGCCGGTCGCGGGCCTGATCGACCCCGCCTATCTCAAGCAACGCTCGGCCCTGATCCGCCTCAACAAGGCGCTCACCGCCTACCAGCCCGGCACCCCGCCCGGCGCGCAGCCGCGCACATCGTCGCTGCCCCAGCCCGAAAGCGGCACCAGCCATTTCGTCGCGGTCGACCGCCATGGCGACATCGCCGCCTGGACCTCCACGATCGAAAGCTTCTTCGGCAGCCAGCTGATCGCCAACGGCGTCATCCTGAACAATGAACTGACCGATTTCAGCTTCACCCCGGAAAAGAACGGCGCGCCGGTCGCCAACCGGGTGGAGCCGGGCAAGCGCCCGCTCTCCTCCATGTCGCCGACCATCGTTTACGATGCCAAGGGCACGCCCGTCTTCACCGTGGGCGCGGCGGGGGGCAAGACCATCATCATGCAGGTCGCCAAGGCGCTGATCGCCCATTTCGACTGGGGCCTGTCCGCGCAGGAGTCGATCGCCCACGGCCTCCTCTTCTTCAACGGCGACGGGCTGGTGCTGGAACAGGGCACGGCGCTGGAAGCGATGAAGGCCCCGCTGGAAAAGCTCGGCCATCGCGTCAGCATGAACCGCATGGGCCTCAAGGCCAATGCCGCCGAACGCCTGCCCGACGGGCGCTGGCAGGGCGCCGCCGATCCGCGCAGCCCGGGCGTTTCGCTACAGGAGTAGATGAACCGTTCCCCGGCACAGGCCGGGGTCCAGCCATCACCCACCCTGGATCACCCCTTCAAATCCAGCCCCGCCACGTTGAAGTCGAACGGCGCGGTCTTGTCCTTCGGCCCGACGACCAGATCGATCTTCACGCTTTTGGCGTCCTTGATCGCCTCATAGGCGCCCTGCGACGGCGCGATGGTGATGCCGTCCTTGTTGTCAGTAACACGCCCCTTCCATTCATGGCTCTCGCCATCGTCGGTGGTCGCCCGCACCTTGCAATCGGACAGGTCGCAGGTGAAGGGCGCGCCGACCAGCTTGACCGTCACGTCCGCCGCCCCTTTGTCCAAGGGCTGGACCAGCAGCACGGAAAAGGTGTCGGGCGCGGTCATCGTCGCGACCGCGTTGGCGCTGCCGATATAGGCGACCTTGGCCTTCCCGCCCTCGCCGCCTTCATATTTCCAGACCTGGCCGATCTCGTCGCGCTGGCTGGGTTCCTTGCTCTTGTCCGAACAGGCTGCCAGCGTCGCGGCGGCCACCGCCAGGGGGGCGGCAATCTTCAGGATGGCGCGCATAGCCTCTTTTCCCTCCATAAAAGTTACGGAAGGACAATGTTCGGACCTGCGATAAGGTTGCCTACCCGTTCAGACGTAGCGGCCCGCCGTGTCGCGGATCAGCGCGATCATGTTGGGTATCCCCTGCGTCCGGTTGGAACTGAGTTGGTTCTTGAGGTCGAACGGCGCCAGCGCCGCTTCGATATCGGTCGCCGCGATATCGGCGGGCGCGCCGTCCTGCACGGTCAGCAGCACCAGCGCGATGATCCCCTTGGTGATCGCGGCATTGCTGTCGGCCAGGAAATGGAGCCGCCCATCCTCCAGCACCGTGGGATAGACCCACACCGCCGCCGAACAGCCCCTTACCAGCGTCGCGTCGGTCTTGAGCGCGTCGGGCATGGGTTCCAGCGCCCGGCCCAGATCGATCAGCAGCCGATACCGATCGTCCGCATCCAGAAATGCATATTCTTCCTGAAGATCGGCGAGAGGGGGCTGGTCGGTCATGGCCGCCCATATAGGGGCAAATGCCAAAAGCGGAACCCGCTTTGCATCACGGTACAAGCTGTTCCCGCATATGCGGGAACAGGCATCCCCTATCCTACCCGTTCACCGCACGGGTCAACTCGCGATCTTGCACCCCCTGGCCGCCGCCTGCCCGCGCAGATAGCCGCGCCGCGCCACACCGGCCGTCACCGCCGCCTGCAAGCGCCGCTCGGCCGGGGCCGCGCCGCTGATCTCGCGCACCAGCCCACGGAAGGGAATCAGCGAATTGACCACCGTCCGCCCGACCGCCTCGGCGATCTTGCCCGTGCGATTCTCGTTCGCCTTCGCACCGACGGTGAAATCCTCGCCCAACACCGAGTTGAGTTCGCCCAGCGACGCCTTCAAGCCCGCACAACTGCGCGATGGCGGCGCGGCATAGGGATTTTCGACGGCTTTCAGCAAAATGGGAGGGATCTCTTCCTTGTCCAGGCCGATATCGCGTCCCGGCTGGGTGGCAATATTGCCTGCCTTGTCCAGCGTGCCGCCTTTGCGCTTCTCGGCTTCCTCCTGCTTGGGCTGGTCCTTGGGCGCGTCCTGGGCCAGCGCCGCGCCCGACGTCATCAGCATCAGGGCCGCAGTGGCTATTGTGATAGATTGCATGTCGATCCCTCCGGCTTGCGAAACCAGCGATCGACCCTATCGGTTCCATGCCGAAACGATTCCCGGGCGAGACAGCCGCGCGGGGCCGCGCTATGCGGGGCCATCCCCATCGAGAGGAACGATACCGCCCATGTCCGACGCGCGCCTGTCCATCGCATCCCCCACCCTGTCCGCCACGATCGATCCCTTGGGTGCGGAGCTTTGGTCGCTCAAGGATAGCGAGGACCGCGAATGGATGACCGACGCCGACCCGCGCTGGTGGACCGGTCATGCGCCCCTGCTCTTCCCCTTCGTCGGCCGGTCGCGCGGTGACGTCTACCGGCTGAACGGGCGCGATTATCCCATGCCCCAGCATGGCTTCGCCCGCCGCGCATCCTTCACACCGGTCGAGCATGACGACGACAGCCTGACCCTGCGGCTGGAGGCGGATAGCGACACCCGCGCCGTCTACCCCTTCGACTTCCGGCTCGACATGCATTTCGCGATCGAGGGCACGGGCCTCAGGATGACCGCGACCGTCACCAACCGGGGGCAGGCGGACATGCCGTTCAGCTTCGGCTATCACCCCGCCTTCTCCTGGCCCCTGCCCTTTGGCGGCGCGACGGAGGATCACCGCATCACCTTCGATCAGCCCGAACCCGCCCCGATCCGCAAAGTGGGCGACGAACCCGGCCTCATCGCCCGCGAAGCCTTTCCGTCCCCGGTCGCAGGCGACACGCTGATCCCCACCCACGCGATGTTCGAAGGGGACGCGCTGATCTGGGACGACCTTGCCAGCCGCTCGCTGACCTGGGGCGTGCCCGGCCGACCGCGCCTCAGGATCGATTTCCCCGAGACGCCCTGGCTCGGCCTCTGGCAGAAACCGGGCGCCCATTATCTGTGCGTCGAGCCCTGGGCTGGCATGGCGGACCTGGTGGGGTTCGACGGCGACGTCTGGGACAAGCAGGGCATCATGGCGCTGCCGCCAGGCGACAGCCGCAGCTTCCGCATGGACGTGACGCTGGTCGGCGTGTAACGGGCTGTCCCATGTCCCGTTCGGGCTGAGCGAAGTCGAAGCCTCCCACTGAGCGCAGCGAAGTGCCTCGCCGCCGCCCGGCCTGGCCCTTCGACTTCGCTCAGGGCGAACGGTTTATGTTACTCGCGACCCAGAAATCAGCTTTATGACCATCCCATCCCGCCGCACTTTCGCGATCATCTCCCACCCGGACGCCGGCAAGACCACGCTCACCGAAAAGCTGCTGCTGGAAGGCGGCGCGATCCATCTGGCCGGTGAGGTCAAGGCGCGCGGACAGAACCGTCGCGCCCGATCCGACTGGATGAAGATCGAGCAGCAGCGTGGCATCTCCGTCACCTCCTCGGTCATGACGTTCGAGCGGACCCGCGACGGCGAAACCATCACCTTCAACCTGCTCGACACGCCGGGCCACGAAGATTTCAGCGAAGACACCTATCGCACCCTGACCGCCGTCGATTCCGCCGTCATGGTGATCGACGCGGCCAAGGGCATCGAGCCGCAGACGCGCAAATTGTTCGAAGTCTGTCGCCTGCGCAACGTGCCCATCATCACCTTCGTCAACAAGGTCGATCGCGAAGGCCGCGAAACCTTCGGCCTGCTCGATGAAGTCGCCGACCAGTTGCAGCTCGACGTATGCCCGATGAGCTGGCCCGTCGGCATGGGCGGCGAGTTCGAAGGCATCTACGACTTCGCCACCAACCGCCTGATGCAGCCGACCGGCCCGTCCAAGGAATTTGACGGCACCCGACATCAGTTCACTGGCCTGGACGACCCCAAACTCGCCGACTATCTCTCCCCCGCGCGCTGGAAAAGCTGCGCGAGGAAGCCGAATTGTCGCAGGGCGGCTATGCCGAATTCGACCTCGACCGCTATCGCGCGGGCGATCTGACCCCGGTCTACTTCGGCTCCGCGCTCAAGCTGTTCGGCGTCACCGAACTGATCGACGCGCTGGGCCAGCATGCCCCGCCGCCCCGCGCGCAACCGGCCGAACCCGCCGCGATCGAGCCGGAAAACAGCGAAGTCACCGGCTTCATCTTCAAGGTGCAGGCCAATATGGACCCGATGCACCGCGACCGCATCGCCTTCATGCGTCTCGTGTCGGGCAAGTTCAAACGCGGCATGAAGCTGACGCCCAGTGGGTCGGGCAAGCCGCTCGCCGTCCATTCGCCCATCCTCTTCTTCGCGCAGGACCGCGAACTGGCGGACGAGGCTTTCCCCGGCGACATCATCGGCATCCCCAATCATGGCGCGCTGCGCGTGGGCGACACTCTCTCCGAAAAGCCCGGCCTGCGCTTCACCGGCCTGCCCAATTTCGCGCCGGAAATCCTGCGCCGCGTGCAACTCAAAGACCCGACCAAGACCAAGCAGCTGCGCAAGGCGCTGGACGACCTGTCCGAAGAGGGCGTCATCCAGGTCTTCTATCCCGAAATCGGCAGCAACTGGATCGTCGGCGTCGTCGGCCAGCTCCAGCTCGAAGTGCTGATTTCCCGTCTGGAGGCCGAATATAAGGTCGCGGCGGGCCTCGAACAGTCGCCCTTCGACACCGCCCGCTGGATCAGCGGCGACGACGCGGCGGTCAAGGATCTGGTGAGCTATAATGGCGGCAACATGGCCAAGGACCGCGACGGCAACCTCGTCTTCATGGCCAAGAGCGCCTGGGACATCGGCTATCAGCAGGAACGCCATCCCAAGGTGAAGTTCAGCGCGACCCGGGAACGCTGATCCCGCAATCGTGATTTGATGGCATGAAAGGGTGGATTGCTTCCGCCTTTTCATCAATGCTGACAATCGCCCACAACTGTCGCATTCGCTGTCTCATGCCTCGCGATCTGCCACCTCCTGCGCCACCGTCCGTCGCATCGCGAAGCCGGATCGGCGCTCTGCCTGCAACCATCCGGCGTTCGCGCAACTCTCTTACTCAAGCCCCCGTCATGCGAGAAGGATCATGGACCAGACTCCCCGCCCCAAGCGCTCCAACGTCTTCATGGATGCCCATCTGAACCTGGGCGAGCCGCTATCCGCCTCCCAGCTTGTCCGCATCCGCGACATTTCCGAAGGCGGCGCGCGGATTCAGGGCAAGTCGCCGGGGGTCGGCGCGCGCATAGTTGTAACGCGGGGGGAAACCGCCATGCCTGGCCGCGTCGTGTGGACGGCGGACCGTCATTTCGGTGTGGCGTTTGACGAACCGGTCGACGTGGAATCGGTGCTGAAGGCCGCCGCGCCCCAATCCCCCGCCAAGCCCGCCTATGCCGACGCGCTGACATCCGGCCTGACGCATTTCCGGCGCAACCCCGTCGGCCGCGGATCGCCATCGACCTTCGGCCTCAAACGGACGGCAACCGGGCGCTAATCTATTTGCGCAACAGGAACACCGCATGCTCGGCGAACAGGTTCGCATTGGCATGCGTCGTTTCCTTGTCGCCTTTCAGGAACCATTGCCCATCAATGGTCCAGCCGCGCGCCTTCACCAGCGCGCGGAAATCGTCCACCGTCACATGATGGATGTTCAGCGTATCATACCAGGTGTCGGGCAATAGCCGCGTCACCGGCATCCGCCCCCCCACATCAGCGACAGCCGCCCGCGCCAATGC
This window of the Sphingobium sp. CR2-8 genome carries:
- a CDS encoding quinone-dependent dihydroorotate dehydrogenase encodes the protein MSYRLIRPLLFALDAERAHHLSIAALRMMPTAAPLAADPMLELIVAGIRFPNPVGLAAGYDKDGRIAHKMHGLGFGFAELGTLTPLAQPGNPQPRLFRLVEDRAVINRFGFNNGGQGAAADRIARYRRPVGSSGGPVIGINIGANKDATAAGRGIADYVTGVTCMAPLADYLTVNISSPNTPGLRALQGRAALDDLLSAVMAARGAGTTPIFLKVAPDLEPADVEDIAAACLDHRVDALIVSNTTITRPALRSAHGGEAGGLSGAPLTDLSHARLRDFRRLLGARLPLIGVGGIANADQAYARIRAGASLVQLYSALVYEGPYLAKRINKGLKALMTRDGVRSIAELVGVDA
- a CDS encoding SufE family protein, coding for MTDQPPLADLQEEYAFLDADDRYRLLIDLGRALEPMPDALKTDATLVRGCSAAVWVYPTVLEDGRLHFLADSNAAITKGIIALVLLTVQDGAPADIAATDIEAALAPFDLKNQLSSNRTQGIPNMIALIRDTAGRYV
- a CDS encoding aldose 1-epimerase family protein encodes the protein MSDARLSIASPTLSATIDPLGAELWSLKDSEDREWMTDADPRWWTGHAPLLFPFVGRSRGDVYRLNGRDYPMPQHGFARRASFTPVEHDDDSLTLRLEADSDTRAVYPFDFRLDMHFAIEGTGLRMTATVTNRGQADMPFSFGYHPAFSWPLPFGGATEDHRITFDQPEPAPIRKVGDEPGLIAREAFPSPVAGDTLIPTHAMFEGDALIWDDLASRSLTWGVPGRPRLRIDFPETPWLGLWQKPGAHYLCVEPWAGMADLVGFDGDVWDKQGIMALPPGDSRSFRMDVTLVGV
- a CDS encoding PilZ domain-containing protein; translated protein: MDQTPRPKRSNVFMDAHLNLGEPLSASQLVRIRDISEGGARIQGKSPGVGARIVVTRGETAMPGRVVWTADRHFGVAFDEPVDVESVLKAAAPQSPAKPAYADALTSGLTHFRRNPVGRGSPSTFGLKRTATGR
- the ggt gene encoding gamma-glutamyltransferase; protein product: MTSRLPGLLAPIALLALTPLPALAREPVSTNATVSAADPRAAQAGQEILRKGGSATDAAIAMMLTLNVVEPHNSGIGGGGFLMHHDGATGLLESIDGRETAPAAARPDRFMGPDGKPLPFIQAWPGGYSAGVPGNLRMAWDAHKKWGKLPWADLFQPAIRYARDGFVLGERTATALKAVKDIWRDFPQIQQAFWVDGAPPPVGTVLKNAPLAALFDRIAAEGPDAFYTGENARLLSAAVTNAPKNPVPLTQADLSGYQAKPRKPVCGHYRVYTVCGMGPASAGGVTVLEILGMVERFPLAQWGKDDPRSWHVIGEAMQLAYADRDTWLGDPDFVSVPVAGLIDPAYLKQRSALIRLNKALTAYQPGTPPGAQPRTSSLPQPESGTSHFVAVDRHGDIAAWTSTIESFFGSQLIANGVILNNELTDFSFTPEKNGAPVANRVEPGKRPLSSMSPTIVYDAKGTPVFTVGAAGGKTIIMQVAKALIAHFDWGLSAQESIAHGLLFFNGDGLVLEQGTALEAMKAPLEKLGHRVSMNRMGLKANAAERLPDGRWQGAADPRSPGVSLQE
- a CDS encoding DUF5110 domain-containing protein, which gives rise to MRAILKIAAPLAVAAATLAACSDKSKEPSQRDEIGQVWKYEGGEGGKAKVAYIGSANAVATMTAPDTFSVLLVQPLDKGAADVTVKLVGAPFTCDLSDCKVRATTDDGESHEWKGRVTDNKDGITIAPSQGAYEAIKDAKSVKIDLVVGPKDKTAPFDFNVAGLDLKG